The proteins below are encoded in one region of Bacillota bacterium:
- a CDS encoding sugar phosphate isomerase/epimerase: MKTGINQWCFPNTYTVRQSVAAAAAAGFDGIELNVVDEFVAQAEPGDIAAITLETTADELEQIKGWAGEYGVELPSVSTGLHWKYSLTSNDPELREKGKGVAVKMLEVAKGLGADTILVVPGVVTSDVSYKTAYDRALGAFRELAAEAEKYQVSIGVENVWNKFLLSPLEMRRFIDEVGSDWVGAYFDAGNVLAFGFAHHWVEALGDKICKVHVKDFRTEVGNIRGFTSLFEGDMDWVALVESLKSVGYDSYLTAELSPYRYQPEMLVTDTAEKLRRVVSL, from the coding sequence GTGAAGACTGGGATCAATCAATGGTGTTTTCCCAACACGTATACGGTAAGACAGTCTGTGGCCGCAGCAGCAGCTGCCGGATTTGACGGGATCGAGCTGAACGTGGTAGATGAGTTCGTGGCTCAAGCCGAACCAGGGGATATCGCTGCTATCACCTTGGAGACTACCGCCGATGAGTTGGAGCAAATCAAGGGTTGGGCTGGGGAGTATGGCGTGGAGCTGCCCAGCGTCTCTACCGGTTTGCATTGGAAGTATAGTTTGACCAGCAACGATCCCGAGCTTCGGGAAAAGGGTAAAGGGGTCGCGGTCAAGATGCTCGAAGTAGCTAAGGGACTAGGTGCCGACACCATCTTGGTGGTTCCCGGAGTTGTCACCAGTGATGTCTCCTACAAGACAGCGTATGATCGAGCCTTGGGAGCCTTCCGTGAGCTGGCCGCTGAGGCAGAGAAGTATCAGGTCAGCATCGGCGTTGAAAATGTGTGGAACAAGTTCCTCCTGAGCCCCTTGGAAATGCGGCGTTTTATCGACGAAGTGGGCAGTGATTGGGTTGGCGCGTATTTCGACGCTGGTAACGTCTTGGCCTTTGGGTTCGCCCATCACTGGGTAGAGGCCCTAGGTGATAAGATCTGTAAGGTGCATGTAAAGGATTTCCGCACGGAAGTCGGTAACATTAGAGGTTTTACCTCTTTGTTTGAAGGAGACATGGACTGGGTCGCCCTGGTAGAGAGCCTCAAGTCCGTGGGATACGACAGTTACCTCACCGCCGAGTTGTCTCCCT
- a CDS encoding GGDEF domain-containing protein codes for MPSLGSWRRLSPWLTQVNKHPLLLGLGLGLVGLGLNLFPLSLTEGISLYLGLIPAILPAVTHGLASGLISCGIAALAFLSRPEAGLGAAVLIVGLVLVAGLKPWEKLENLMIEGLGLFFLIFGVLVAEHLEFLAPQLDPAVQRVFWLSHALIILVGVAVGRWIGLLLAGDLHGRGVPIAEYITRGQSVVMIAGIAAIAYWGTGRITNLTVTTLGLTPSLAVGADPTAGLELMCQIISYWLGCLLFLTLTCLVATRVIVYPLTSSIQHLIRVSTKSVSSLKALENLRDYRSWVSELDLLKNHIHRTLGKLQEHIESLTQAHRRITEQNQRLIVQSLEMELLARKDHLTGLHNDGSLENHFDLIWPLVQQGELNVVLLMIDVDNFKQYNDTYGHLAGNKVLVELAQILSNSVDSDDIVARYGGEEFVIVLHDTSAERGKAIAEEIRARVATTLANVTISIGVSQIYPDDTHWESALNRTDIALYQAKSLGRNRVATSSS; via the coding sequence ATGCCGTCTTTGGGTTCGTGGCGTCGACTATCCCCGTGGCTCACGCAGGTTAACAAGCATCCACTCCTGCTGGGACTGGGATTGGGGCTAGTGGGGTTAGGGTTAAATTTGTTCCCGCTTTCCTTGACCGAAGGAATCTCCCTCTATCTTGGCCTGATCCCTGCCATTCTTCCAGCGGTTACCCATGGACTAGCTTCCGGTCTGATTTCCTGTGGCATTGCTGCATTGGCCTTCTTGTCTCGACCGGAGGCGGGTTTGGGAGCTGCCGTCCTGATTGTTGGTCTGGTCCTTGTTGCTGGACTGAAACCTTGGGAAAAACTCGAGAATCTGATGATTGAAGGGCTAGGACTGTTCTTCTTGATCTTCGGGGTATTGGTGGCAGAGCACTTGGAGTTCTTGGCTCCCCAGTTAGATCCCGCGGTCCAAAGGGTCTTCTGGTTAAGTCACGCCCTAATTATCCTGGTGGGCGTTGCTGTGGGCCGATGGATAGGTTTACTGCTTGCCGGTGATTTGCACGGCAGGGGTGTGCCAATTGCCGAGTACATCACTAGGGGGCAAAGTGTGGTGATGATTGCCGGCATCGCCGCCATCGCCTACTGGGGAACGGGAAGAATCACCAATCTCACGGTGACGACTCTGGGGCTGACACCGAGCCTGGCAGTAGGGGCAGACCCAACGGCCGGTCTAGAGTTGATGTGTCAAATCATCAGCTACTGGCTGGGATGTCTGCTGTTCCTCACTCTGACGTGTCTAGTGGCCACCAGGGTGATAGTCTATCCCCTAACCAGTTCTATCCAGCACCTAATCCGGGTCTCTACCAAGTCCGTCTCATCCCTGAAAGCCCTAGAGAATCTCAGAGACTATCGATCCTGGGTCTCGGAACTTGATCTGCTAAAGAACCACATCCACCGCACCCTGGGCAAACTACAGGAGCACATTGAATCACTGACTCAAGCCCATCGCCGGATAACAGAACAAAATCAACGCCTCATTGTCCAGTCCCTAGAAATGGAGCTTCTAGCCCGTAAGGACCATCTGACGGGACTACATAACGACGGCAGCCTAGAAAACCACTTTGACCTAATCTGGCCCCTGGTGCAACAGGGTGAGTTAAACGTTGTCCTGCTGATGATTGACGTTGACAATTTCAAGCAATACAACGACACCTACGGCCACTTAGCCGGCAACAAGGTACTAGTTGAACTGGCCCAAATACTCTCAAACAGCGTCGACAGCGACGACATCGTCGCCCGCTACGGTGGTGAGGAGTTCGTGATTGTCCTTCACGACACCTCTGCTGAAAGGGGCAAGGCCATCGCTGAAGAAATTAGGGCCAGAGTCGCAACGACCCTGGCCAATGTCACTATCTCCATCGGGGTATCACAGATTTACCCTGACGATACCCATTGGGAGTCCGCCTTAAATCGAACGGACATCGCTCTATACCAGGCCAAGTCCCTGGGCAGAAATCGGGTAGCAACCTCCAGTAGCTAA
- a CDS encoding DUF134 domain-containing protein, whose protein sequence is MARPTKPRRVHNLPEASLFKPAGVPGREMEEVTLAVEELEALRLKDLEGLDQAECAEIMEVSRPTFQRILGSARQKVATALVEAKALRIEGGSYQVATRRMHCPDCGEMVEVPAHRRGRRRHGRCPHCSGPVEG, encoded by the coding sequence ATGGCCCGCCCCACAAAACCCCGGAGGGTTCACAATCTGCCTGAAGCTAGCTTGTTCAAGCCTGCCGGTGTTCCCGGTCGGGAAATGGAAGAGGTGACGCTGGCCGTGGAGGAATTAGAGGCTCTCCGCCTCAAGGATCTGGAGGGCTTGGATCAGGCAGAGTGCGCAGAGATTATGGAGGTTTCCCGCCCTACCTTTCAACGAATCTTAGGTTCCGCTCGGCAGAAGGTTGCCACCGCCCTGGTGGAGGCCAAGGCCCTGCGAATTGAAGGCGGCAGCTACCAGGTGGCGACCCGGAGGATGCATTGTCCCGATTGCGGTGAGATGGTGGAGGTTCCTGCCCACCGCCGGGGGCGTCGCCGCCATGGCCGGTGTCCCCACTGCTCCGGGCCCGTTGAGGGATGA